From Phycisphaerae bacterium:
TCGTTAAAAATCGAATCAGCTGCATCTCCTACTTTGAAAGGATTACTGCCGACAACTTTGACATCGAGTTCGACCCAACCATCGTGTCCATAATAAAGACCGAGTCCGGTTGTTTCTCCGAGAACGACATAATCAGCCTTGAGACCAAGTTGCGGAAGTGTTTTTTCCATCAGCCATTTCGTTCCGACGCTGCATCCGTTTTCTTCCGCGACTGTCGCGGCAACAATCAGATTGCCATTCAGTGGAAGCAGGCTTCTTTTCAGCAGACAGCCCGTAAACACATGAGCCGCCACTCCGGATTTGCAGTCGCTTGAACCGGAACCATAAAGATAATCGTCCTCAACTAACCCGGCCTTTTCATCGGGCGGCAAAACAGTATCAAGATGACTCAACAGCAAAACATTAGGTCCGGCACTTCTTCCCATAATAAGCCCGACAACGTTCCCGCATTCATCTCTGAAAACCCTGTCAAAACCAGCGTAGCTCATTCCCCTTTCGACAAACTCGGCTGCCTGTTTTTCATTAAGGCTTACACTCGGTATCGCTACAAGCTCTCTTGTAAACCCGATAGCTTCTTTCTTCAATCCGTTACTCTTTAATTTCAGTAATTGATACATTTTCATGCCCCTTAAAAAAGTTTCTTTCCATATTTACAATAAGCAACAACTGTGCCAATCTTTAATATTAGACATAAGCCCATATTAAACAATGACTTAAATTTAATATTTTAATCTTGACATTTTGCAAAACTATTTCATAATAGTATATATGTATTTCATTTTGAAAGATTTACCATGAAAGCTGACGACCTTGTTCTTCAGGAATTAATTGATTTTAAGGAGGGACGATTGAGTCTTCACGGTCGCCGCCTCGTCCTTCATGATATGCATTCTTTCGCTCAATTTAGAAAAGATTTGACAGATATGATAGGTTTTCAGGAGACAAGAAAGATTCTGACGCGATTTGGGTTTTTCTGGGGTCAGGCCGATGCCGCTGCACTAAAAAGAATATTCCAGTGGGAAGATACTATCGAACTTTTAAAAGCAGGCCCGCGACTGCACACTCTTCAGGGCGTTGTGAGGAGTGTCATTAAAAAGATTGAGCTTGACCGCCAAACCGGAAAATTCGAAATGGAATTGCTCTGGTACGACTCCGGCGAAGCGGAAGAACATCTTATTTCTATCGGTAAATCAGAACAGACCGTTTGCTGGATGCTCATTGGTTACGCAAGTGGTTTTGCTTCTTATTGTCTTTCAAAAGAAATATATTTTATGGAGCAAAAATGCCGCGCCAAAGGCGATATGATTTGTACCGCCATCGGCAAAGACAAAGATTCATGGGGTGATGAACTGAAAAACGTTCTTCCTCACTTTGAGTCGGAAGACATTAAAGGCAAAATTCAGCAGCTTACCGAACAACTCCGCCTCAAATCACGGGAACTTTCCGCGCAACGTAAACAGCTCGGCCTTCCTGAAAAGCCGATGAAATTACAGGCCGCTGAAGTCAGGAGCAAATCTTTTCAGGCCGTCCTCGAACTCGCCTCGCGCGCATCGATTTTCGATTCATCAATTCTCATCACCGGCGAAACAGGAACAGGAAAAGAAGTGCTCGCAAGGTATATTCACAACAATTCGCCCAGAGCGAAAAAAAACTTCATCGGAGTCAACTGCGGCGCCCTTCCGGAAACGCTGCTCGAAAGTGAACTCTTCGGCCATAAAGCAGGTTCTTTTACCGGAGCGACCAAAGACCGCATCGGCCTGTTTGAGCAGGCAGGCCAGGGCACGATTTTTCTCGATGAAATAACAGAAATCTCCACCAACACACAGGTCAAACTCCTTCGCGCACTTCAGGAACGTGAAATCTTCCGCGTCGGCGAAAGCACCCCTCGCAAAATCGATATCAGAATCATCGCCGCCAGCAACCAGAATATCGCCGAAGCAATAAAAACCGGCCGATTCAGGGAGGATTTATATTATCGACTGGCAGTAATCGAAATCCAGGTCCCGCCGCTGCGCAATCGCCAGGAGGACATTCTCCCGCTTGCCAGGTATTTCGTTAACGAATTTTCCAAAAAAATGAAAATCCCGAACCTTATTCTCGATGCATCCTGTCTTAACTATCTCCTGAATTATTCCTGGCCCGGAAATGTTCGAGAACTCGAAAACGCGATAGAACGCGCCGCTGTCTTCTCGGGCGAAGGCGTCATCTTCCCGGAAAATCTTCCCCCTGCGATTCTCAAATCGGTTTATATATCGCAAAACGCTTCAGACCTGCAAAGCAGAACGCTCGAACAAATCGAAAAAAATCACATCAATAATATTTTGAAAATGACAGGCGGAAATAAATCCCGCGCCGCAAAAATTCTCGGAATCAGTCCCGCTACCCTCTGGCGAAAATTAAAAACTTTTGACATCCAATAAAGTCCGGCACAACTGCCGCCGATGATTTTTTATGCACTTGACTAAAAAGCGTCTTTTCGCTATAGATTAGGCATCTTCCATATCGTGAAATTCTATATGGGCGGATTCACTAAAACTTAAAAGACCGACAGAAAATAATGCTGCATTATACAGAAAGAAAAAACAGAATACATATCATCACCCTCGACATCGTCCTGGCAGGCGATATCTTCGAAAGACTCTCGAGCTGCCCCGACACAGACTCGGCACAGCTAATAATGCCCGGCAGCGACAAAAACATCACGCCGGACGATATCCTGAAAATCGCCCGCGACACCACAGATTCGAAAATCCTGATTATGGATGTGCGAACCCATACAAAACCGAGACTCCAGCAGGCATACAGCGATATAGTAAGATTCAACCGGCCGGACCTGAACAATTACTGCCATACGGTCCTTATCGGCGACGGGCCGAGCGAATTCCTGCTGCAAAAAAAGGGAACAAACGCATTTCAAAATTATCTTGCAGATCTGAGAATCGATTACAGCCCCGCAGTTTTCTTCGCCAATCCATTCCTCTATTACACTCAGCAGGAAATTCAGGATATGATTTTGAACCACGGCAACGTCCTGCCGGAAAAAATCCCGCAAAGACTCGAAAAATATTTCAAAAAAGACCTGCCGATAAAAACTATTTATGAATATTTCAGCGCAGCCGACAAACATGGCGGCGCAAAATTAAGAAGAAGAAAGAAAAGACTCGAAAAACTGAAAAATATATATACCAAATTAATCGCCGAGGATTTCCCCGACGATAAGGACAAACTCGCCGCGGCCCTGACAAAACAAGGCTGCCCATTCCCCGGCGAACTCCTCAAACTCAATACCTATCCGTTCCATTTCGAAGAATGGATTTCAGACTTACTAAAATTCATTCCAAAAAATCTTTGATTCTTTTGATGATTTTTGAGGGGGTTCTGGTATAATGCCGAGTATTAAAAGGATTTTAATAAATGGCTTACAAAAGCATAATTACTTATTTGGATATCGTAAAACGAGAAGATATTAACCTCCAGCGGGGAATGAATTTCCGAATCAAACCTAATTATTCAATAATATTAATGAGCGTAAGACGCGGCGCTCCATACAAGGACAGTTGGCATCCAGACACCGGCTTACTCGAATATGAGGGTCACGATGAGCCAAGACGAGCAGGTAACAATCCAAAAAAGAAGGATCAGCCGTTAAAAAACCCGAGTGGTACGCTAACTGATAATGGAAAATTCTTTGAAGCTGTTATTGACTACAAAGAGAAAAAACGAAAACCTGAATTAGTTCAGGTATATGAAAAAATCTCATCTGGTATATGGTGCGATAGAGGAAAATATGAACTGATTGATGCCAAAATTGTTTCCGATGGCGGCAGAAAAGTTTGCAGATTTTTCCTAAGGCCTGCAAAAGCTATTTTTAAGAGAGAACCATTTCTTAAAGTAACTCGTGCGATTCCAACACAAGTTAAAGTTGAGGTTTGGAAACGAGACCAAGGAAAATGTGTTATTTGCGGCAAAAAAGATAATCTTCATTTTGACCATGATGTACCTTATTCCAAAGGCGGCAGCAGCATAACTGCAAAAAATGT
This genomic window contains:
- a CDS encoding sigma 54-interacting transcriptional regulator, producing MKADDLVLQELIDFKEGRLSLHGRRLVLHDMHSFAQFRKDLTDMIGFQETRKILTRFGFFWGQADAAALKRIFQWEDTIELLKAGPRLHTLQGVVRSVIKKIELDRQTGKFEMELLWYDSGEAEEHLISIGKSEQTVCWMLIGYASGFASYCLSKEIYFMEQKCRAKGDMICTAIGKDKDSWGDELKNVLPHFESEDIKGKIQQLTEQLRLKSRELSAQRKQLGLPEKPMKLQAAEVRSKSFQAVLELASRASIFDSSILITGETGTGKEVLARYIHNNSPRAKKNFIGVNCGALPETLLESELFGHKAGSFTGATKDRIGLFEQAGQGTIFLDEITEISTNTQVKLLRALQEREIFRVGESTPRKIDIRIIAASNQNIAEAIKTGRFREDLYYRLAVIEIQVPPLRNRQEDILPLARYFVNEFSKKMKIPNLILDASCLNYLLNYSWPGNVRELENAIERAAVFSGEGVIFPENLPPAILKSVYISQNASDLQSRTLEQIEKNHINNILKMTGGNKSRAAKILGISPATLWRKLKTFDIQ
- a CDS encoding HNH endonuclease; protein product: MAYKSIITYLDIVKREDINLQRGMNFRIKPNYSIILMSVRRGAPYKDSWHPDTGLLEYEGHDEPRRAGNNPKKKDQPLKNPSGTLTDNGKFFEAVIDYKEKKRKPELVQVYEKISSGIWCDRGKYELIDAKIVSDGGRKVCRFFLRPAKAIFKREPFLKVTRAIPTQVKVEVWKRDQGKCVICGKKDNLHFDHDVPYSKGGSSITAKNVRLLCARHNLSKSDKIMSLAPWFTVLVG
- a CDS encoding M20/M25/M40 family metallo-hydrolase codes for the protein MYQLLKLKSNGLKKEAIGFTRELVAIPSVSLNEKQAAEFVERGMSYAGFDRVFRDECGNVVGLIMGRSAGPNVLLLSHLDTVLPPDEKAGLVEDDYLYGSGSSDCKSGVAAHVFTGCLLKRSLLPLNGNLIVAATVAEENGCSVGTKWLMEKTLPQLGLKADYVVLGETTGLGLYYGHDGWVELDVKVVGSNPFKVGDAADSIFNDIDTISRENERENFDSWKVNKPFIEENRGLREATITVERRMNLSEDMGYITSQLKHEAVMAAKNNGSVAIDVAVKTEFQKLYTGHSIVVKKISNAWSIDPFCQLMEKARGALKAAGCKAEAGKWKLGRLGMGTSGSVILNEFKIPVIGYGPGDEDSSHTENERVKIDNITEAVYGTSAIVHSLIGIPVFGWSSDEI